AAATAATGCCTTCCGAAAAACAAAGTCGGAATTCAAAATAAGGAGAAGTAAGCCCTAAGTAAAAAGGTATTTGGAAACACACGAGGATTGAAAGCGTCTGCAATCCATCAATTAGAAAGGATTTATAGGAGAAAAATATCTCCCCAATCTATAATTTCTCCTGAATTAGCGCGTCTTCTATCTCAATTATCCTATGAAATAGGAAGACAAATTGGGATTCTAATCAATAGGCGTGGTGATATTGAATATGTAGTTGTTGGCGATTCAAAGAGCATAATGCTCCCAAAACTTGGGAGAACAAGAGAAGGAAAAAAAAGATTTCGAGGTCTTCGCTTAGTTCATACACACCTGAAGAAAGAACCGATAAATAATGACGACTTGACAGACCTTGCCCTTTTACGGCTTGATTTAGTTGCAACTATAGAAGTTGGAAAAGATGGCTTGCCTGAAATTTTGCGTGGAGTTCACCTTTTGCCTGCCGCTAAAAATGGATCTAATTGGAATTTTTTGGAACCTGCCCATCCTGCGAATATAGATATAAATTTTAGAGATCTTATTACATCCCTTGAAGAAGAATTTTCAAGAAATAGTTCCGCAGTTGAAACAAAGGAAAGAAAAGAAAAAGCGATATTGATCTCCGTAACAACTGAAAGAATATCCGAAGCAGAATATTCAATGGCAGAACTAACAGAATTAGCCATATCTTGCGGAGTCGAAGTCGTCGATCGAATAATTCAAAAAGTCCACTCATATAATCCGGCTTATCTGCTTGGGAAAGGCAGACTTTCCGAACTTGTAGTCAAATGTATGCAATTAGAAGCCGACCTTCTTATATTCGACAGGAATCTTAGCCCAGCTCAAGCAAATGCTATAGCGGATTATATCGACATAAAAGTAATTGATAGAACCCAGCTAATACTTGATATTTTTGCCCAACATGCCCACAGTATGGAAGGAAAACTTCAGGTCGAGCTTGCTCAATTGAAATATACTCTTCCTCGCCTTGTTGGGAAAGGAACTGAAATGTCAAGATTGATGGGCGGAATCGGTGGAAGAGGACCGGGAGAAACAAAACTCGAAATCGACAGACGAAAGGTAAGAAAGAGAATCCAATTTCTTGAATCAAAAATAAAAAAACTCAGTCAAGGAAGATCCGTCAGAAGAGCGAAAAGGAATAAAAGCAACATACCTATCATCTCAATCATTGGATACACCAACGCAGGAAAGTCGACACTTCTAAACAATCTAACTGCAAGTAATCTGACTGCAGAATCCAAAATGTTTGCAACTCTTGACCCTGCATCAAGACGATTGAGATTTCCTAAAGAACGGGAGGTAATAATAACAGATACTGTGGGATTTATCAAAGACCTCCCCAAGGATCTTCTAAATGCTTTTCGTACAACCCTCGAAGAATTGGAAGATGCTGATTTATTGCTTCATATAGTCGATATCTCAAGCCCTTCATTTGAAAGACAAATAAAATCGGTAAATGAAATCTTAAAAGAATTGAATCTCAATAACAAGCCTACCCTCCTTGTTTTTAATAAGATAGATCTTCTCGATGAGGAAGTCGTGAAAAATATTCTTTCTTCCTATAAAGATGCAATTGCAATATGTGCAAAGAAGAGAGAGACTTTTGGCAAATTGATCGAAAAAATTGAAGAATTTTTCTGGATTGACGACAAAGATAAATTTAAAAATTCTAATGCGTTGATTCTATCTTAAAACCAGATTCTTTATATGCAATTATTCCGCCCTGAAGATTGTAAATCTTTTTAAATCCGTGGCTTAAAAGTATCTTTGCCGCCCTACTGCTTCTGCTCCCACTTCTGCAATAGAGAACAATTTTTTTATTTTTAAATTCTTCAAGTTCTCCAATCCTACTTTCAAGCTTGTCGAGAGGAATGAGTTTCTTAACTCCAACTATATGGCCTTCTTCATATTCAGGACGGGTCCTGACATCGATTAACATTAGCGTCTCATCTTCATCGAGCATAGATTTGAGCTGTAAAGGAGTGATATTATGATAGGGTGCTTCTTCTTTGCATCCGACCTGCACGATAAGAACCAAAATGAAGAATAGTCTAACACCTAATCTCAAAAGCGAATGATATTTTCCCATAAAATATTTATCATTTTATTGATGAAATTTTTTCCAATTCCATTGAATATCTTACATCTTCAGGATTCATCTCAATTGCTTTTTTCAGATAAGTAACAGCTTTTTCTTTATCTTCTCCTTTTGCTCCTTCAAGAGAATACGCTCTTCCAAACCAATAAAGCACTTCTGCATTATCGGGTGCCGCCTCTTTTGCTTTTTCAAAATGAGGAATAGCATTCAATATTCCACCTTCCATATTTTCCGGTTTATAAAGCGTCTGAATACCTAAAGCCAACTCTACAAGATAACTTTTTGGATTCGATTTTTTTATTTTCTCTATTTCCTTTGTAGCTTCCTTACCTTTTGTAATAATCTGATATAAATCAAAAAGCCCTCCATAATGTCTTATCCTATATATTAGTGCACGCACCAAGTCGAAATGGACTTCTACTAAGTTATTGTTTTTTGAAGCCTTTCTCAGCAATTCAATCGATTTATCCAAATATTCCTCAGATTTTTTCCATTCACGGGATTTTTTCCCTGACGATTTCAATTCATAATATTCTGCCAATTTAAAATAGAGTTTGCCTGCAAGAGCTAAGTTTCCATTATTGCTTGCTTTCTTTGCTTCCTCATTCAAAATCTTTTCATCAAGCTTCAAAATTGCCTTTTCAAGGACATTCTTTTCGCTTGCAACAGATATAACCAAAAATCCTGACAACAAAAAATAGAATAGAAAATATAAAGGAATTTTTCTCATAAAACTTTTCTCCTTATAAAGATTGAAAAAACTTTAAAATCTATTTTTATTGTGTTTATGTAATTAATACAAACAATTTTTTTGTTTTTCACTTTTTTTATTCAAAAGTATTAATAATATTTCAACCGTTCTTGAAATTTTTCATCTAAGACAAGGAGAGAATTATGAAAGTTTTAGGTATTTGTGCAAGCTTAAGAGAAGCAAGCAACACAAACAAGCTCGTAGAAATAGTTGCACAAGCTTCAGGTAAGGAATATGAGCTAATTTATCTGAAAGATAAAAAAATCTCTGCATGTACAGGATGCTACAATTGTATGATGAATGAAGGCGAATGCGCAATAAAAGATGATATGCAGGAAATTTATCCGAAAATGCTTGAATGCAGTGCTATGATTTTCGGGGCACCAACTTATTATATGGATGTTTCTGGAATAGCAAAATGTTTTATAGACAGGACAATGGCTCTTTATTACAGAGGAATAGGACCTGATGCGGAATTGGAAGTGCTGGGGAAAAGGCCTTTAGCAGGCAAACCTGCCATAGCTGTTACAACAGTTGCTGGAGATGGACATAAACGGGCAATGGAAACATTGAGAATATATTTTGAAATAAACAAGATGAACATTATCGGTGAACTTGCTGAAATAGTTGGTATGGGTGATGTAAACGAAATGCCTGAAGTTATAAAGCGAGCAGAAGAAATGGGGAAAAAACTTGGTAATGCATTATAGAAAATTTTCCGGAGGGGGTGCATTCTTATCTGTTTAGTGGATATCAGCACCGTATTTCCAGATATACATAAATCCTGATGAGGTGGATAGGTGTAAAATTTCTTCTTTCAATAGTTTCAGTATATCTTTACTGCCATATCCGCCTGACGGCATTGAATAAATATTCGGCTCATACGCACCGGGGCGATTGTAAGTTACAACCTTTGCCTCCTTTAACCCTGCATTCTTTTTTGCCTCTTCTAAGACATCATCTAAATACTCGATCCCATCAATCAATCCATTCTCCAATGCTTTTTTTGAAGAAAGGATTCTTCCATCGGCAAGTTTTAGAATATCCTCTCGGCTCATCTTCTTTCTTGAATCAGCAATCACATTTATGAACTTGTTGTACATTTCCAATGTAATCTCCTTCATAATGGCAATCTCTTCATCAGTCATCTTTCTCAAAGGAGAACCCATATCCTTCTTATCTCCAGATTTAACTGTCCTATCTTTTATACCAATCTTGTCAAGCAATCCTGTCAAGTCTATATTCTGAAAAATTACACCAATACTGCCGGTTATAGTTGTAGGGGATGCATAAACTTTATCACATGCCATTGCCAAATAAAGGGCACCAGAAGTTGCCAAGTCAAGCATTGCAGCATATACTGGTATACCTGTTTCTTTTTTAAATTTAAGAATCTCTCTATAAACCAAGTCAGAAGCAGTTACCGTCCCACCCGGACTATTTATCTTTAATACGACAGCTTTGACTTTTTTGTCTTTTTTGGCTTTATCTAAAACTTCTCTTATATACTTTGCCATATTCTTCTTTTTAATAAGACTTGTAAAAGACTCGGCTTCTCCGGATAAAATTATTCCTGAAATATCTACGAGAAGAATTTTATATTTCCCCTCACCGCTGATTTTGTATTCTCTCAGAGGTTTTTCTTCAGGGAAAATAGGTATATTAACTGATATGCAAGTGCAGGAGGATATCTGGACAATAAGTAAAAATATAAAGATAATCTGAAAATAAAAAGGTATTTTAACCTTTTTGAACACTCCTCATCCTCCCAAGCGTAGTCAAATACATTAGCAAATGAATATACAGAAGGTCAACTTAAAATTCTTCGATATCCTCTTATCCAAAGATATTTGAAGAAGTTGTTGAAATTTTAAGTTCGCTTGAAAAATCAACCATATTGTAATAATGGATAGTAGTTAAATTTCTCTAACTTATTGGTATATTATGGATACTTTTAAAAAGCTTTATATAGAGACAACTTCCAGATGCAATATCAACTGTGAAATGTGCGTCAAAAGGTTTTCTGACAACTATGAAGAAGGTGATATGGAGTTAGATACTTTTCAGAAGCTTATTCCATCGATGAAGCACCTTGATTATATAAACTTGAATGGAATTGGCGAGCCTCTTTTAAATAAAAATATTTTTAAATACATTTCGCTTTCAAAAGAAAATATAAAACCGTCAGGTGAAGTGGGTTTTACAACAAATGGAATTCTTCTAAATGAAGAAAATGCAGAAAAAATTATAAGTGCAGGCCTTGATAAAATCGTTATATCCCTCGATAGCACAAATCCTGAAATTTTAGAAAATATGAGAAAAGGCGCTTCCTTTGAAACAATAGAGAAAAATCTCGATGCTTTCAATCAAATAAAGAAAAAAAAAGGAACAAGCAAGCCCTTGACAGGATTTGAAATTGTTATAACGAGAGACAACTTCAGAGAGATACCGAAGTTAATCAAATTCGCCTCAGAAAAAGATGTAAGATTTATCATAGTTTCACATGTATTGCCTTACTCTTATGAATTGAATAAGAAAAAAGTATTTGAACCTCTTTCTAAAAATTCTTTTGAATTATATGAAAGAACAAAAAAAAGATTAGCCAGCGAAGGCATTGACATCAAAGATTATGCCAATCTGAATTTTTTACTCTTGAAGCATCAGAAAGATGCCAAATCTGAAAAATTCTGGTCTATTATCGAAGAAGCTTTGGAAGAAGCCAAAACCAACGAGCTTTTTCTCAACATTCCAAGACTTATTGAAATTGACGGAGATAAAATTCTTTCCGAAGTAATAGAAATCTTTGAAAAATCGCAAAAATTGTCAGAAGAATTAAACATTGACATCACTTTGCCTCCTGTCATCCCTGATTTTTCACGAAAATGCTCATTTATTGAAGATGATACCTGTTTTGTAAGTTGGGATGGTTATGTATCTACCTGCCTTAGAGTTTTGCACAACAATAAATACTACCTGAATGAATGCCAAAGAGAAACTCACCGTCTGTATTTTGGAAATATAAAAGAAAAGCCCGTAGAAGAAATTTGGAATAATAGCAAATACAAATCATTGCGTGATAAAGTAAAAAGATTTGATTTCCCAAACTGCCTCGATTGCTCAGGATATGATTCCTGTGGTTATTTTAAAGACAACTTCGACTATGATTGCTATGGTAATGAAGAACCCTGCGCTGACTGCCTATGGAGTAAAAATATTCTTCACTGCCTCTAATCTTATAAAAAAATTTCGCTGATAATAATTAAAAGAGAATAGAAATATTAAATCTTCCGATAACTTGACAATGAAAAGAGGTTAAGGGTATAAAATAGGGATGTATAAAGGATTTAGGCAGGCTGGAAAATGAAACAGAAATTGTGTATTCTTCTTTGTGTAATTTCTCTTGGTGGCGGTTGCGCTTGGGAAAAAATTTCAGGAGTTACCTATCAACCTGAAGAACAAATCAATCCCCCCAAAAAAGAAAATACAACTGAAAAAAAGACAGCATCCATCGAGGAAAAAAAAGAAATAGCAAAAACAGAATCGTCTATCGATGTCCCAGAAAATAGTATTGAATATGATAACGAGCCATTGAAAGAAGAAAAAGAAAGCCTTCCCAAAGAATTAGAAAGTCTTTTTATAACTGCAGAACAATTTTACAGCAAAGGTCTTGACTATGCAGAGCAAGGCAAATGGGATTTGGCTGAAGAAGAATTCGAAAATGCATTGGAATTGCTTCATAACTCACCTGTAAGGGAAAAATATCCTGAAGAAGTCAATAATTTTTATAATGAACTTTCTCTCGATATTCTTGATAAGCTTGAACAGAATGAAGACTCTGATATTAGAACGAGAGAAGAAATATTGCTCGCAAAAATCAAGGCAAAGCCTGAAGAGGAACGAACGATAAAAGAGAAAGTCCTTTTAGATCTCAGAGAACTAAAATTCGATATTCCCATTGAAGTAAATGATAAGGTCATTAGATATATAGAATACTATACAGTAGAAAATAAGGAAAAATTTGAAACATGGCTTGGCCGTTCAGGGGCTTATATGCCAATTTTGAGGAAAATTTTTAAAGAAGAAGGCTTACCTCTTGACCTTACCTATCTTCCAATAATCGAAAGTGCTTTCAAAACAAGCGCTTATTCGAGAGCAAGGGCTGCGGGCTTGTGGCAGTTTATCCCGGGTACGGCACGCAAATATGGACTTCATATTACTTGGTGGGTTGATGAAAGAAGAGACTTTGAAAAAGCAACAAGAAGCGCCGCTAAATATTTAAAATTTCTAAAAGAAGAACTTGGTTCATGGTATCTTGCTCTTGCAGGATATAATGCCGGCGAAGGAAGAGTCAAAAGAGCAATTACCTATCAAAGAACGAAAAATTTTTGGAAGCTTCGACTTCCAAGGGAAACAATGAATTATATTCCTGCTTTTTTAGCATCGGTAATAGTTGCAAAAAATCCATCTCATTATGGTTTGAATGTTGATTATGAAAAACCCATCTCTTTTGAGAAAGTAACAATCGACCGTTCAGTCGATTTGGATACCATTGCTAAATGCGCAAATACAACCAAAGAGGAAATAAAAAAACTAAATCCGGAAATCCGATATTGGGCAACCCCACCTCTAAAAGAATACACAATAAGAATTCCAAAAGGAAGGGCTTTAGCATTCAAAAAAGCTTTCGCAAAAGCCAAAGATTCATATAGTCTTGCATGGAATAAATATAAGGTTCGTCCCGGTGATTCG
The nucleotide sequence above comes from Candidatus Schekmanbacteria bacterium. Encoded proteins:
- a CDS encoding tetratricopeptide repeat protein — translated: MRKIPLYFLFYFLLSGFLVISVASEKNVLEKAILKLDEKILNEEAKKASNNGNLALAGKLYFKLAEYYELKSSGKKSREWKKSEEYLDKSIELLRKASKNNNLVEVHFDLVRALIYRIRHYGGLFDLYQIITKGKEATKEIEKIKKSNPKSYLVELALGIQTLYKPENMEGGILNAIPHFEKAKEAAPDNAEVLYWFGRAYSLEGAKGEDKEKAVTYLKKAIEMNPEDVRYSMELEKISSIK
- a CDS encoding NADPH-dependent oxidoreductase, producing the protein MKVLGICASLREASNTNKLVEIVAQASGKEYELIYLKDKKISACTGCYNCMMNEGECAIKDDMQEIYPKMLECSAMIFGAPTYYMDVSGIAKCFIDRTMALYYRGIGPDAELEVLGKRPLAGKPAIAVTTVAGDGHKRAMETLRIYFEINKMNIIGELAEIVGMGDVNEMPEVIKRAEEMGKKLGNAL
- a CDS encoding radical SAM protein, translated to MDTFKKLYIETTSRCNINCEMCVKRFSDNYEEGDMELDTFQKLIPSMKHLDYINLNGIGEPLLNKNIFKYISLSKENIKPSGEVGFTTNGILLNEENAEKIISAGLDKIVISLDSTNPEILENMRKGASFETIEKNLDAFNQIKKKKGTSKPLTGFEIVITRDNFREIPKLIKFASEKDVRFIIVSHVLPYSYELNKKKVFEPLSKNSFELYERTKKRLASEGIDIKDYANLNFLLLKHQKDAKSEKFWSIIEEALEEAKTNELFLNIPRLIEIDGDKILSEVIEIFEKSQKLSEELNIDITLPPVIPDFSRKCSFIEDDTCFVSWDGYVSTCLRVLHNNKYYLNECQRETHRLYFGNIKEKPVEEIWNNSKYKSLRDKVKRFDFPNCLDCSGYDSCGYFKDNFDYDCYGNEEPCADCLWSKNILHCL
- a CDS encoding rhodanese-like domain-containing protein, with protein sequence MGKYHSLLRLGVRLFFILVLIVQVGCKEEAPYHNITPLQLKSMLDEDETLMLIDVRTRPEYEEGHIVGVKKLIPLDKLESRIGELEEFKNKKIVLYCRSGSRSSRAAKILLSHGFKKIYNLQGGIIAYKESGFKIESTH
- the hflX gene encoding GTPase HflX, yielding MKASAIHQLERIYRRKISPQSIISPELARLLSQLSYEIGRQIGILINRRGDIEYVVVGDSKSIMLPKLGRTREGKKRFRGLRLVHTHLKKEPINNDDLTDLALLRLDLVATIEVGKDGLPEILRGVHLLPAAKNGSNWNFLEPAHPANIDINFRDLITSLEEEFSRNSSAVETKERKEKAILISVTTERISEAEYSMAELTELAISCGVEVVDRIIQKVHSYNPAYLLGKGRLSELVVKCMQLEADLLIFDRNLSPAQANAIADYIDIKVIDRTQLILDIFAQHAHSMEGKLQVELAQLKYTLPRLVGKGTEMSRLMGGIGGRGPGETKLEIDRRKVRKRIQFLESKIKKLSQGRSVRRAKRNKSNIPIISIIGYTNAGKSTLLNNLTASNLTAESKMFATLDPASRRLRFPKEREVIITDTVGFIKDLPKDLLNAFRTTLEELEDADLLLHIVDISSPSFERQIKSVNEILKELNLNNKPTLLVFNKIDLLDEEVVKNILSSYKDAIAICAKKRETFGKLIEKIEEFFWIDDKDKFKNSNALILS
- the sppA gene encoding signal peptide peptidase SppA — its product is MFKKVKIPFYFQIIFIFLLIVQISSCTCISVNIPIFPEEKPLREYKISGEGKYKILLVDISGIILSGEAESFTSLIKKKNMAKYIREVLDKAKKDKKVKAVVLKINSPGGTVTASDLVYREILKFKKETGIPVYAAMLDLATSGALYLAMACDKVYASPTTITGSIGVIFQNIDLTGLLDKIGIKDRTVKSGDKKDMGSPLRKMTDEEIAIMKEITLEMYNKFINVIADSRKKMSREDILKLADGRILSSKKALENGLIDGIEYLDDVLEEAKKNAGLKEAKVVTYNRPGAYEPNIYSMPSGGYGSKDILKLLKEEILHLSTSSGFMYIWKYGADIH
- a CDS encoding LysM peptidoglycan-binding domain-containing protein, which gives rise to MKQKLCILLCVISLGGGCAWEKISGVTYQPEEQINPPKKENTTEKKTASIEEKKEIAKTESSIDVPENSIEYDNEPLKEEKESLPKELESLFITAEQFYSKGLDYAEQGKWDLAEEEFENALELLHNSPVREKYPEEVNNFYNELSLDILDKLEQNEDSDIRTREEILLAKIKAKPEEERTIKEKVLLDLRELKFDIPIEVNDKVIRYIEYYTVENKEKFETWLGRSGAYMPILRKIFKEEGLPLDLTYLPIIESAFKTSAYSRARAAGLWQFIPGTARKYGLHITWWVDERRDFEKATRSAAKYLKFLKEELGSWYLALAGYNAGEGRVKRAITYQRTKNFWKLRLPRETMNYIPAFLASVIVAKNPSHYGLNVDYEKPISFEKVTIDRSVDLDTIAKCANTTKEEIKKLNPEIRYWATPPLKEYTIRIPKGRALAFKKAFAKAKDSYSLAWNKYKVRPGDSLYLISRNFGVPIGVIAEANNIRNPRLIRVGQTILVPNKWNRGF